A single Lolium perenne isolate Kyuss_39 chromosome 6, Kyuss_2.0, whole genome shotgun sequence DNA region contains:
- the LOC127325927 gene encoding uncharacterized protein → MAAPAAPFPLVISSDFPWAEPFNALSTQLALLAAAMTSEVDAVDEAVRKLTSALDHTETEGTGNDDAAVLAAAQEVEKRTEELAALLDRLSDAVNGVFRAALRLRAAELGSFAVGSADKTRKK, encoded by the coding sequence ATGGCCGCCCCTGCCGCCCCCTTCCCCCTCGTCATCTCCAGCGACTTCCCGTGGGCGGAGCCCTTCAACGCGCTCTCCACCCAGCtcgccctcctcgccgccgccatgACCAGCGAGGTGGACGCCGTGGACGAGGCTGTCCGCAAGCTCACATCGGCTCTCGACCACACCGAAACCGAAGGCACCGGGAACGACGACGCGGCGGTGCTCGCCGCGGCGCAGGAGGTGGAGAAGCGGACGGAGGAGCTGGCGGCGCTGCTGGACCGTCTGTCCGACGCCGTCAACGGCGTGTTCCGCGCCGCGCTGCGCCTCCGTGCCGCCGAGCTGGGCAGCTTCGCCGTGGGGTCCGCCGACAAGACGCGTAAGAAATAG